From a single Streptomyces sp. NBC_01264 genomic region:
- a CDS encoding DUF3107 domain-containing protein, whose amino-acid sequence MEVKIGVQHAPREIVLESDLSAEELESIVTAALSGSAPLLSLTDIKGRKVLVPSERLSYVDLGEPSVRKVGFGAL is encoded by the coding sequence GTGGAGGTCAAGATCGGCGTGCAGCACGCACCCCGGGAGATCGTGCTCGAGAGCGACCTGAGTGCCGAGGAGCTGGAGAGCATCGTCACCGCCGCCCTGTCCGGCTCGGCGCCGCTGCTGAGCCTCACGGACATCAAGGGCCGCAAGGTCCTGGTGCCGTCCGAGCGCCTGTCGTACGTCGACCTGGGCGAGCCCAGCGTGCGCAAGGTCGGCTTCGGCGCGCTCTGA
- a CDS encoding PHP domain-containing protein encodes MRIDLHAHSTASDGTDTPAELVRNAAGAGLDVVALTDHDTVAGYREAINALPEGLTLVTGAELSCRLDGIGMHMLAYLFDPEEPELSRERELVRDDRTPRAQAMVGKLRDLGVDITWEQVDRIAGAGSVGRPHVAAALVELGVVPTVSDAFTPHWLADGGRAYAEKHELDPFDAIRLVKAAGGVTVFAHPAAVKRGTCVPESAIAALASAGLDGIEVDHMDHDDATRARLRGLAADLGLLTTGSSDYHGSRKTCRLGEYTTDPEIYGEITRRATGAFPVPGAGGRPRG; translated from the coding sequence GTGCGCATCGATCTGCACGCCCACTCCACGGCCTCGGACGGTACGGACACCCCCGCCGAGCTGGTGCGCAATGCCGCCGGTGCGGGGCTCGACGTGGTGGCGCTGACCGACCACGACACCGTGGCCGGATACCGCGAGGCCATCAATGCGCTGCCCGAGGGGCTGACCCTGGTGACCGGCGCGGAGCTGAGCTGCCGTCTCGACGGCATCGGCATGCACATGCTGGCGTACCTCTTCGATCCGGAGGAGCCCGAGCTCTCCCGTGAGCGGGAGCTCGTACGCGACGACCGCACCCCGCGCGCGCAGGCCATGGTCGGCAAGCTGCGGGACCTCGGCGTGGACATCACCTGGGAGCAGGTGGACCGGATCGCCGGTGCGGGCTCCGTGGGCCGTCCGCACGTCGCCGCGGCCCTCGTCGAGCTGGGTGTCGTACCCACCGTGTCGGACGCGTTCACCCCGCACTGGCTCGCCGACGGCGGCCGCGCGTACGCCGAGAAGCACGAGCTCGACCCCTTCGACGCGATCCGCCTGGTCAAGGCGGCCGGCGGGGTCACCGTCTTCGCCCACCCCGCCGCCGTCAAGCGCGGCACCTGCGTGCCCGAGAGCGCGATAGCCGCCCTCGCCTCGGCCGGCCTCGACGGCATCGAGGTCGACCACATGGACCACGACGACGCCACCCGCGCGCGCCTGCGCGGCCTGGCCGCCGATCTCGGTCTGCTGACCACCGGGTCCAGCGATTACCACGGCAGCCGCAAGACCTGCCGCCTCGGGGAGTACACAACCGACCCCGAGATCTACGGCGAGATCACCCGCCGTGCCACCGGGGCGTTCCCGGTCCCCGGCGCCGGTGGACGCCCGCGCGGCTGA
- a CDS encoding MarC family protein — protein MLDFAVFGSLFLTLFVIMDPPGITPIFLALTSGRPAKVQRRMAWQAVCVAFGVIAVFGICGQQILDYLHVSVPALMIAGGLLLLLIALDLLTGKTDEPKQTKDVNVALVPLGMPLLAGPGAIVSVILAVQKADGVTGQFSVWAAIVAMHVVLWVVMRYSLVIIRVIKDGGVVLVTRLAGMMLSAIAVQQIINGVLQVIESA, from the coding sequence GTGCTCGATTTCGCCGTCTTCGGATCCCTCTTTCTCACGCTTTTTGTGATTATGGACCCCCCGGGGATCACGCCCATCTTCCTCGCGCTGACCTCCGGCCGCCCCGCCAAGGTGCAGCGCCGCATGGCCTGGCAGGCCGTCTGCGTCGCCTTCGGCGTCATCGCCGTCTTCGGCATCTGCGGCCAGCAGATCCTCGACTACCTGCACGTCTCCGTGCCGGCCCTGATGATCGCGGGCGGGCTGCTGCTCCTGCTCATCGCGCTCGACCTGCTCACCGGCAAGACCGACGAGCCGAAGCAGACCAAGGACGTGAACGTCGCGCTCGTCCCGCTCGGGATGCCGCTGCTCGCCGGACCCGGCGCGATCGTCTCGGTGATCCTGGCGGTGCAGAAGGCCGACGGGGTCACCGGTCAGTTCTCGGTCTGGGCCGCGATCGTCGCGATGCACGTCGTGCTGTGGGTGGTGATGCGCTACTCGCTCGTCATCATCCGCGTGATCAAGGACGGCGGCGTGGTCCTCGTGACGCGCCTGGCGGGCATGATGCTGTCCGCGATCGCCGTCCAGCAGATCATCAACGGCGTGCTCCAGGTGATCGAGAGCGCGTAG
- a CDS encoding alpha/beta fold hydrolase — translation MSKPPTLALPPAARAYRLATGRGEFAVHEAVPAGPARGTALLVPGYTGSKEDFIGLLGPLAAAGYRVVAVDGRGQHESGGPRTQAPYTLAELARDVLAQTAALDAAGPVHLLGHSLGGLIVRAAVVRDPAPYASLTLLSSGPGAVCADQQGRTKLLISALEAMGDDMPGIWAAMRAMDPRDAPPEDPALAAFLRARWLGTVPEQLMVTGRALIEEPDRIDELVAAAPGLATLVLSGESDPVWPVSEMDAMARRLGAARVVVPGTEHSPNAEDPAAVAAALAAFWASDTR, via the coding sequence ATGAGCAAGCCGCCGACCCTCGCGCTCCCGCCCGCAGCCCGTGCGTACCGCCTGGCCACGGGCCGTGGTGAGTTCGCCGTGCACGAGGCCGTGCCCGCCGGGCCGGCCCGCGGCACCGCGCTGCTGGTGCCCGGCTACACCGGCAGCAAGGAGGACTTCATCGGCCTCCTCGGGCCGCTGGCCGCCGCCGGATACCGGGTGGTCGCCGTCGACGGCCGCGGGCAGCACGAGAGCGGCGGCCCGCGCACGCAGGCCCCGTACACCCTGGCGGAACTGGCGCGGGACGTCCTCGCGCAGACCGCCGCCCTGGACGCGGCCGGTCCGGTGCACCTGCTCGGGCATTCGCTGGGCGGGCTGATCGTCCGGGCGGCCGTGGTCCGCGACCCGGCCCCGTACGCCAGCCTCACGCTGCTGAGCAGCGGCCCGGGCGCGGTCTGCGCGGACCAGCAGGGCCGTACGAAGCTGCTGATCTCGGCGCTGGAGGCGATGGGCGACGACATGCCCGGCATCTGGGCGGCCATGCGCGCCATGGATCCGCGCGACGCGCCGCCCGAGGACCCCGCCCTGGCGGCCTTCCTGCGCGCGCGCTGGCTCGGGACCGTCCCCGAGCAGCTGATGGTCACCGGCCGGGCGCTGATCGAGGAGCCGGACCGGATCGACGAGCTCGTCGCCGCGGCGCCGGGGCTGGCCACGCTGGTGCTGTCCGGGGAGTCGGACCCGGTGTGGCCGGTGTCGGAGATGGACGCGATGGCGCGTCGGCTGGGCGCGGCGCGGGTGGTGGTCCCGGGGACGGAACACTCTCCGAACGCGGAGGATCCGGCGGCCGTGGCGGCCGCGCTGGCGGCGTTCTGGGCCTCCGATACCCGTTAG
- a CDS encoding ferritin-like fold-containing protein, with translation MSTVENASPADESAPAEAAGIAAQDWATASASPQYRAAVVDLLGALAYGELAAFERLAEDAKLAPTLGDKAELAKMASAEFHHFERLRDRLSAIDEDATAAMEPFAKGVDDFHRQTAPSDWLEGLVKAYVGDSIASDFYREVATHLDTDTRGLVVSVLDDTGHGGFAVEKVRAAIEADPRCGGRLALWARRLMGEALSQAQRVVAERDALSTMLVGGVDGMAAGFDLAAVGEMFTRITKAHTKRMAALGLAA, from the coding sequence ATGTCGACCGTTGAAAACGCATCGCCCGCCGACGAAAGCGCCCCCGCCGAGGCAGCCGGTATCGCCGCCCAGGACTGGGCCACGGCCTCCGCCTCGCCGCAGTACCGGGCCGCCGTGGTGGATCTGCTCGGGGCGCTCGCGTACGGCGAACTCGCGGCCTTCGAACGCCTCGCCGAGGACGCCAAGCTCGCGCCCACCCTCGGGGACAAGGCCGAGCTCGCGAAGATGGCCTCCGCCGAGTTCCACCACTTCGAGCGCCTGCGCGACCGGCTCTCCGCGATCGACGAGGACGCCACCGCCGCGATGGAGCCCTTCGCGAAGGGCGTCGACGACTTCCACCGCCAGACCGCGCCGTCGGACTGGCTGGAAGGCCTGGTCAAGGCGTACGTCGGCGACTCCATCGCCAGCGACTTCTACCGCGAGGTGGCCACCCACCTCGACACCGACACCCGAGGCCTCGTCGTGAGCGTGCTCGACGACACCGGCCACGGCGGTTTCGCCGTCGAGAAGGTGCGCGCCGCCATCGAGGCCGACCCGCGCTGCGGCGGCCGGCTCGCGCTGTGGGCCCGCCGGCTGATGGGCGAGGCCCTGTCGCAGGCCCAGCGCGTGGTCGCCGAGCGCGACGCGCTCTCCACCATGCTGGTCGGCGGCGTCGACGGGATGGCGGCCGGCTTCGACCTGGCGGCCGTCGGCGAGATGTTCACCCGGATCACCAAGGCGCACACCAAGCGCATGGCGGCCCTGGGCCTGGCGGCGTAG
- a CDS encoding TetR/AcrR family transcriptional regulator: protein MTAIEQTEAARPRGTRLPRRARRNQLLGAAQEVFVAQGYHAAAMDDIAERAGVSKPVLYQHFPGKLDLYLALLDQHCEALLLAVRTALASTNDNKMRVAATMDAYFAYVEDEGGAFRLVFESDLTNEPAVRERVDRVSLQCAEAISEVIAEDTGLSKDESMLLAVGLGGVSQVVARYWLSSESPVARDTAVGLLTSLAWRGIAGFPLHPTDV, encoded by the coding sequence GTGACAGCCATCGAGCAGACCGAGGCAGCGCGTCCGCGGGGCACGCGACTTCCGCGCCGGGCCCGGCGCAACCAGCTCCTGGGCGCCGCCCAGGAGGTCTTCGTCGCGCAGGGTTATCACGCGGCGGCCATGGACGACATCGCGGAGCGTGCCGGAGTCAGCAAGCCGGTGCTCTACCAGCACTTCCCCGGCAAGCTCGACCTCTACCTGGCGCTCCTGGACCAGCACTGCGAGGCCCTGTTGCTCGCCGTGCGCACCGCGCTCGCGTCGACGAACGACAACAAGATGCGCGTCGCCGCGACGATGGACGCCTACTTCGCGTACGTCGAGGACGAGGGCGGCGCCTTCCGGCTCGTCTTCGAGTCGGACCTGACCAACGAGCCGGCGGTGCGCGAGCGCGTCGACCGCGTCTCGCTGCAGTGCGCCGAGGCCATCTCGGAGGTCATCGCCGAGGACACCGGCCTGTCGAAGGACGAGTCGATGCTGCTGGCCGTGGGCCTGGGCGGAGTCTCCCAGGTCGTGGCCCGGTACTGGCTCTCCAGCGAGAGCCCGGTCGCCCGGGACACCGCGGTGGGGCTGCTGACCTCGCTGGCCTGGCGCGGAATCGCCGGCTTCCCGCTGCACCCGACGGACGTCTGA
- a CDS encoding alpha/beta fold hydrolase, with product MSSTELPGVRSADPSSSGQSSQVGAVRLAEGEQLRTDRLPGLEMNVRVRPALRAGLPAALFVHGLGGSSQNWSALMARLADSVDGEALDLPGFGWSPPPADRDYSVTGLARAVIRHLDAAGRGPVHLFGNSLGGAVSTRVAAVRPDLVRTLTLVSPALPELRVQKSAVPTALLAVPGMAGLLDRLTRDLSAERRTRGLTDLLYGDPSRVKPEVFEAAVEEMERRLALPYFWDAMTRSSRGIVDAYTLGGQHGLWRQAQRVLAPTLLVYGGRDQLVSYRMARKAAAAYRGSRLLSLPEAGHVAMMEYPDVVAAAFRELLDASADGRGAEPDPGAADAAVAGRTAHAAHTEKTDEDGKG from the coding sequence ATGTCTTCGACCGAGCTGCCGGGTGTGCGGTCCGCCGACCCCTCGTCTTCCGGCCAGTCCTCCCAGGTGGGAGCCGTGCGACTGGCCGAGGGGGAGCAGCTGCGCACCGACCGGCTGCCCGGGCTGGAAATGAACGTACGGGTACGCCCCGCGCTCCGTGCCGGCCTGCCGGCAGCGCTGTTCGTCCACGGGCTCGGCGGGTCCTCGCAGAACTGGTCCGCGCTCATGGCGCGGCTGGCCGATTCCGTCGACGGCGAGGCCCTGGACCTGCCCGGCTTCGGCTGGTCCCCGCCGCCCGCCGACCGGGACTACTCCGTCACCGGACTCGCGCGCGCCGTCATCCGCCACCTCGACGCCGCCGGACGCGGACCGGTGCACCTGTTCGGGAACTCCCTCGGCGGGGCCGTCTCCACCCGGGTCGCGGCCGTCCGGCCCGACCTGGTGCGCACGTTGACGCTGGTCTCCCCGGCCCTGCCCGAACTGCGCGTGCAGAAGTCGGCGGTGCCGACCGCGCTGCTCGCCGTACCCGGCATGGCCGGGCTCCTCGACCGGCTCACCCGCGATCTGAGCGCCGAGCGGCGCACCCGGGGGCTGACGGACCTGTTGTACGGGGACCCCTCACGGGTGAAGCCCGAGGTGTTCGAGGCGGCCGTCGAGGAAATGGAACGCCGGCTCGCGCTGCCGTACTTCTGGGACGCGATGACGCGTTCCTCGCGCGGCATCGTCGACGCGTACACCCTCGGTGGGCAGCACGGACTGTGGCGCCAGGCGCAGCGGGTACTCGCGCCGACCCTGTTGGTCTACGGTGGCCGGGACCAGCTCGTCTCGTACCGTATGGCGCGCAAGGCCGCCGCGGCCTACCGGGGTTCGCGGCTGCTGTCCCTGCCGGAGGCCGGACACGTGGCGATGATGGAGTACCCCGACGTGGTCGCGGCCGCGTTCCGGGAGCTGCTGGACGCCTCCGCCGACGGGCGCGGCGCCGAGCCGGACCCGGGCGCGGCGGACGCGGCCGTGGCGGGGCGCACCGCGCACGCCGCGCACACCGAGAAAACCGACGAGGACGGCAAGGGCTGA
- a CDS encoding DEAD/DEAH box helicase, with protein sequence MTLPVAMSGTDVIGQAKTGTGKTLGFGLPLLERVVVPADVEAGRSTPDQLTDAPQALVVVPTRELCTQVTNDLLTAGKVRNVRVLAIYGGRAYEPQVEALKKGVDVIVGTPGRLLDLAGQKKLDLSKVKALVLDEADEMLDLGFLPDVERIMSYLPAKRQTMLFSATMPGAVIGLARRYMTQPTHIRAVSEDGEGATVANTTQHVFRAHNMDKPELVSRILQAEGRGLAMIFCRTKRTAADIAEQLEKRGFASGAVHGDLGQGAREQALRAFRNGKVDVLVCTDVAARGIDVEGVTHVINYQTPEDEKTFLHRVGRTGRAGKKGIAVTLVDWDDIPRWQLINKALELDFHDPVETYSTSPHLYEQMNIPAGTKGVLPRAERTRAGLKAENLEDLGETGGRGGRGGRDAGRDGGRERGRDSGRDAGRGAAAPAVAEERPARTPRQRRRTRGGSDQGAELLTPVTAEVTPVAEVTPVAAAPAVQAPEAAAADEARKPRRRRTRSAAPAATFVAPAAKLEPLAPFVREPEPDFQIAPPSEPVRERRTSAPRSSAPRTSAAPRVRAPRKAAAAPAAAPVVEVVAQAAVVEAPVAPVVAAVAVAVEEAPVKPKRTRTRKVAAAAPAAEVVAEAAAPAAEEAPVKPKRTRTRKVAAVAPEAPAAEAAAPAAEEAPAKPKRTRTRKAVAAVETPEA encoded by the coding sequence ATGACCCTCCCCGTCGCCATGTCCGGCACGGACGTCATCGGCCAGGCCAAGACCGGTACCGGCAAGACGCTCGGTTTCGGCCTCCCCCTGCTGGAGCGCGTCGTCGTCCCCGCGGACGTCGAGGCCGGCCGTTCCACGCCGGACCAGCTCACCGACGCCCCGCAGGCCCTCGTGGTGGTTCCTACCCGCGAGCTCTGCACCCAGGTCACCAACGACCTCCTCACCGCGGGCAAGGTCCGCAACGTCCGCGTCCTCGCCATATACGGCGGCCGCGCGTACGAGCCGCAGGTCGAGGCGCTCAAGAAGGGCGTCGACGTCATCGTCGGCACCCCGGGCCGCCTGCTCGACCTGGCCGGCCAGAAGAAGCTCGACCTCTCCAAGGTCAAGGCCCTCGTCCTCGACGAGGCCGACGAAATGCTCGACCTGGGCTTCCTGCCCGACGTCGAGCGGATCATGAGCTACCTGCCGGCCAAGCGTCAGACGATGCTGTTCTCGGCGACCATGCCGGGCGCGGTCATCGGACTGGCCCGCCGGTACATGACCCAGCCGACGCACATCCGCGCCGTCTCGGAGGACGGTGAGGGCGCGACCGTCGCCAACACCACGCAGCACGTCTTCCGTGCGCACAACATGGACAAGCCGGAGCTCGTCTCCCGCATCCTGCAGGCCGAGGGCCGCGGGCTCGCCATGATCTTCTGCCGCACCAAGCGCACGGCGGCCGACATCGCCGAGCAGCTCGAGAAGCGCGGCTTCGCCTCGGGCGCCGTCCACGGCGACCTGGGCCAGGGCGCCCGCGAGCAGGCGCTGCGCGCCTTCCGCAACGGCAAGGTCGACGTGCTGGTCTGCACCGACGTCGCCGCGCGCGGTATCGATGTCGAGGGTGTCACCCACGTCATCAACTACCAGACGCCTGAGGACGAGAAGACCTTCCTGCACCGTGTGGGCCGTACCGGCCGCGCGGGCAAGAAGGGCATCGCCGTCACCCTGGTCGACTGGGACGACATCCCGCGCTGGCAGCTGATCAACAAGGCGCTGGAGCTGGACTTCCACGACCCGGTGGAGACGTACTCCACGTCCCCGCACCTGTACGAGCAGATGAACATCCCGGCCGGCACCAAGGGCGTCCTGCCGCGCGCCGAGCGCACGCGGGCCGGTCTGAAGGCCGAGAACCTGGAAGACCTGGGCGAGACCGGCGGCCGCGGTGGCCGTGGCGGTCGCGACGCCGGCCGTGACGGTGGCCGTGAGCGTGGCCGCGACTCCGGTCGTGACGCCGGCCGTGGTGCCGCCGCCCCGGCCGTCGCCGAGGAGCGTCCCGCCCGTACGCCGCGTCAGCGCCGCCGTACCCGTGGTGGCTCGGACCAGGGCGCCGAGCTCCTGACCCCGGTGACCGCCGAGGTCACCCCGGTCGCCGAGGTCACCCCGGTCGCCGCCGCTCCGGCGGTCCAGGCTCCGGAGGCTGCGGCCGCCGACGAGGCGCGCAAGCCGCGCCGTCGCCGGACCCGGTCCGCCGCTCCGGCCGCCACCTTCGTCGCCCCGGCGGCGAAGCTGGAGCCCCTGGCCCCCTTCGTCAGGGAGCCGGAGCCGGACTTCCAGATCGCCCCGCCGTCCGAGCCGGTCCGGGAGCGCCGTACCAGCGCCCCCCGGAGCAGCGCGCCCCGCACCAGCGCCGCCCCGCGTGTCCGCGCCCCCCGCAAGGCCGCGGCCGCTCCGGCCGCCGCCCCGGTGGTCGAGGTCGTCGCGCAGGCCGCCGTGGTCGAGGCTCCGGTCGCTCCGGTCGTCGCCGCTGTCGCGGTCGCGGTCGAGGAAGCTCCGGTCAAGCCGAAGCGCACGCGGACCCGCAAGGTCGCCGCTGCCGCTCCGGCCGCCGAGGTCGTCGCCGAGGCCGCCGCTCCGGCTGCCGAGGAGGCCCCGGTCAAGCCGAAGCGCACCCGGACCCGCAAGGTCGCCGCCGTCGCCCCGGAGGCTCCGGCCGCCGAGGCCGCCGCTCCTGCCGCCGAGGAGGCTCCGGCCAAGCCGAAGCGCACCCGGACCCGCAAGGCCGTCGCCGCGGTGGAGACCCCGGAGGCGTAA